Within Triticum dicoccoides isolate Atlit2015 ecotype Zavitan chromosome 1B, WEW_v2.0, whole genome shotgun sequence, the genomic segment agatctacttgcaacacacgaaatccgcggatcaaatccaacaaaacttcatcacaccaacaaatcacagaaAAATttggggggctatttttgtggggaattttcgaatttaggacaaaatcaacaaaatcaagctagaaaacgaagagggagcctccgaaatcatgatcaacgtggctcatgataccaagatgatgtagggtagaaccctagatgcctgatctttcacgaaaggagcggatcccaacgaggaacacgaagaacaggaggggaaacacgagggacaacatgagagaatcactcaaaccaacaagattcggtcacacatatgctagatcctcgaaacgcaAAGATTGATACACgattcaaagtcaacaaaggaGGATACAAaatgtcttctccgtgaggaggtcttgaagggtcttcccgtgatggggtcttgaatccgcttgggggatcttcttcgaagaggttgtgagctccgaggagaagtaaccaagtggatgagcaaagctctatctcaaatatgagctaaaccaatgctaaccctggaaagagggcggaggaggagtatatattgtctaggtgggcgaaggggtacatgggcctcgtccCTTACACTATACGCAGACAGgggtggccggacgtccgggcgttcacgagacgccggatgtccgggttggaCCGGCACCGTCATGATGCTCTCTGGATAGGGCTGGTCCGGATGTCCGGGACttcgcgaggggccggatgtccggggtcgtgGCCCGATGTCCGGGCTGTTGGGGCTGGTTCTGTAGCCTTCGGGATGTCTTGTCCGGATATCCGGTCTGAGAGTCGGATTTCCGGGGCattgggccggatgttcgggctggccGTCGAATGTCCTGGCCCTGTAGACTTGGCCGCTGGTCCTTTTCTGCAGGCGTcacctccaggggccggatgttcggggacCTGGCCGGATGTTCGGGGACCTAgctggatgtccgggtcctgggagttgttcttgactccttccgttggttctcttcatccgtgaacttggggacttgtccgtcttcacgtgcatgcTCGGGAggctcctcttggtacctaatcatgcacaacattccggacttaggtagtagccatgtctcgagtggatcatatgtgatatcactaaggaaagaagtcacctcggtctcgagagctctagctcgtgctcgtgtcataggtcctctttGGCGAGACGatgataggtccatggggatgacctcgggatgctccgcatcaataggCGATGCAAGTTGATCGCTCGGGTCGACAATCATGGAACACTTGTTGCtccagctagcagtttctctacttaTTAAAACAAGTCTTGATTGAAGGTAGGTGCCTATGGTGGGCTATTGATACCTTCGATGGATACGACGTTAGATCACCTACAATGAGCTCTACACACCAATCATGCGATGGACGATGTCAGCACTAGCAATTGCTAATAATTTTCATATGGCTGACTCTGAGTACTACACCCAACAAAAAGCAAAGATGGACCAAGTCAGAACCAAAACATATCAAACTTAATGTTGATGCAACCTATTTCGAGGATGAGGCAGGTGGTGTAATATTATCGTTTCTAAGGGATGAAAAAGGTGTGTTTCTTGCAGTAAGGTGCACTTACATTCCCCATGTTGCGAATGCTATTTCCATGGAGATAAAGGCAAATGTGTGATGGCTTAAACTTCACAAACCAACTGgggttttctggaattaaaattgaATCTGACTCACTTAACGTGCTTGAGTTTTGCACTGAACAGACAAGATGGTGGGATGTTGCTTCTGCAATCTTTGTGGAGTGTGTCGACATAGCTACTTTATTTGGGAATGACACCTAATTATCGTTCTGCTAATCATATAGCGCATATGTTAGCCAATAATATCTTCTGTAATAAGATTTTGCTTAGTTGGACAGACGAACCTCCGGATTGTCTGGTCGCTAAACTCGTGGACGATGTTATGTTTTTTTTATTTCAATAAAGCCAACCATAAATggaagcaactaattaacgagcgctccttcgggagcctcgcaacgatcagcaccacttggcgcgctctcagctattcgccacgtgtcgcgttgTGGGCGCTCCctctggattttttttattttttcgcacgcgttttcggctttttaaatggttttttcTCGGTTTTTTTTgatgttttggttttccaccggtcttccttagcttttcgaccAAAAAAATTTCGAATTTTTTGTGTGTGCAAAAAACCGCATTTTTTTTCGCGAGcgtcacggttgtgctttcgcgagcggcacggccgtgcctcttggaaacgaaaaaaacgcattttttgttttttcctttcgcgagaagcacggttttgcttccgcgagaggcacggttttgctttcgcgagagtcacggccgtgcctcttggaaacgaaaaaaacacgtttttagttttttttctttcgcgagaggcacggttttgcttccgtgagaggcacggttgtgctttcgcgagagtcacggtcgtgcctccttggaaacgaaaaaaacacgttttttgttttttttcttgcgcgagaggcatggttttgctttcgcgagaggtatggttgtgctttcgcgagagtcacggccgtgcctcctcggaaacgaaaacaaaacgttttctgtttttttttctttcacgagaggcacggttttgctttcgcgagaggcacgattgtgatttcgtcagaggcacgggcgtgcctctttcggaaaggataaaaccccgtgctcccggttcggttttttcatgaaaaaaaagttcgtcaaaacctatcaatatggggatctagttttgaagatcacgACGCaaggaatccaacggcgaaagcggttcgagatttgaacgcacggattaagagataaaatgttttgaataaacagatctacgaaaaaaggaaaaactcctAGATTGTGACAAGTGACGCATGTGCAGCGCGTCACTTGTCACAACCTAgggaagttggagtgatctccgcaagAACTCCTTAAATAGTGATTTCGGCTATAATGGTCTTCATCCAAAAAATAAGATCCCCGTAAAAAACAAATTAGTCATCAACCAAAACAGGCCTCTCAGGCCCTGAactggaaaagaaaaggaaaagaaagttTCAGGCCCTGCACGGCCTGGTCTAAGATACGTTTTCGTGCCTGGGCTGGAGACACATGCCCTGCTCCTCTCGGCGGCCCCCCAGTTCCCTAAAATCTTCCCCAAAACCCATTGCTCCGCAATGAGACCCGCAGCAACAGCGGTAgcagccaccgccgccgcgctccgagCCGCGTTCCTCGCCCCTCCCGCtgccgccttccgcctcctccctcctcgccgtgtcttcctcctccccctgcaccgcctctcctcctcctcctccccgaccGCCCCGCCTTGCGCCGCTTCCTCCGACTCCCAGCCGCCGCCGTTGCCTGCCTTCATGGACGCTCAGTTCGAGTCCTTCCGGTCGCAGCTCGATGGCTCCTCCGCCCTCCGCGACCGCATCCGCGCCGTCGTCTCCGAGGTCGAGTCAGCCTCCCGGGCCGCCTCCGCTGCGCTCCTCCTCATCCACCAGCCCGTCCCCATCTCTGGTTTGCTGCCCCCTTTTCCTCCTCCCATTTCTGTACGGGTTTTGGCTCCATCGCTTAATCCTGAGCTATCTCCTCTCCTCGTGCAGATGTGCTCGGCAAGGCGAAGGCGCAGGTGGAGGTGATCAAGGGGCTGTACTCTCAGCTCGCGGAGATCCTCAAAGAGTGCCCCGGTCAGTACTACAGGTGATGATATGGCTTACCCACGCGTCTTTTCCATGTTACCAAGGTTGGGCTATGTGGAAATTGCTCATATATTGGGATTTGTTGCTTATTAGGTACCATGGGGACTGGAAGAGTGAGACACAGTCTGTGGTGTCGATGCTAGCGTTCACGCACTGGCTCGAGACTGGTGGCCTGCTCACGCACGCCGAGGCCCAGGAAAAGCTAGGATGTACGTGAAGGCTCTGCCAACTGTTGCATTAGTTGTCTTGTAGCATACAATGCCAGTGTGCTTGCTTACGAAGCTAAATATGTTGTGCTCCTGGCCTTTTGCAGTGGGTTCTGGAGAGTTTGGCCTGGACGTTGAAGACTACCTGACTGGTTCGTTATATGCATTACCATCTCTGCTTTGTGAATTGGGTGTTATCTATGAGATTTAAGTGTCATACATGTTAAATGTTTTGCTCAAGAACAGCTAAGGGGGAATGTAGTTTTGACCCTCCTGATTGAAAGATACTGATTATCCGGGAACAAAATGCATATATTATAGCATTCACATCAGAactattgcatctcttttttaaaCAACTAAATTGCTTTAAGGTTTAGCATGCTTTTGTTTTATGTAATGTTGTGTGTAAATGACATTGCTTACTCACATGAGGACTTGTTTGTGTTGCAGGGTTGTGCTTCATGTCCAATGATTTTGTAAGCTCCCCATCAACTACTCAATATTAATTTGATTACATACACAGTATCTTTTTTTGCAGAATTAGTTTTTGGATCCTAGCCCCTATAATGAACATTCATTCCTATCTATTGCTATAAAAGAAAGATCTTTGTCAAGAACTTTTCCTTTGTTCTGTACTTTTTTTTTGTTTAGATTTGAGCTATTCGTCATATCCAAGGCAGCTCCCTACGAACACCACATTCATATGACTATGCCTCCTTTTGAATTGGCAATATGTTGGGCTTCATAACTACTTCCATTCTAAAGATTACTAGTCAATAGGCATGTTTCAGTAGCAAACATATTCATATTCATAGAGCCATTATAAATGGCAATCGTCTTCACTTACATCACAGTATGTTTCTCTTCCTCATTCCTATTTCAGTTTTCATAGCACAGATGTTAGTTCATGCTTTATGGCGTATCATTAAGATATCCTCTTCTCGTAATTATTATAACTACCATTCTACCAATAGTGTTTTCTTTTCTATAAATAATCCTAGAGAATCCAATAAATTTAGACAGGTAAATTCTAACATGCCAAGCAGAATAAAGTATTATAAAAACTGCATTAGAGTTTAGATAAGTGCACCATAGCATGTATACACATCCTTTGATTTAGGCAAGTTACAATTAGGCGTTAAAGCTTTAGTTGATGGTAAAGAGTTATTTCTCTACAACAATGTATAAGGGTCGAATCGCTACTTTAATTGATTGTACACTATTGATTGATCCTTAAGTGTATAGTATACTTGACTTCAATTTTCACATATAGCCAGCTAAAATTCTGTTTTCAAGATTTTATGTCAACCACTCTCCTCGTCGAAGCTATGGATGCAGAGCAgttttaacatgctccctcttaccctCTCTTTTCACATGAGAGGCAAGAGTATATAATAGATCTGATCCGTTGATCTTATTAATTAGTGGTCTGATTAATTCTTACCTTCTTACCTCACATGCAAAAAGAGGaggtaagagggagcatgttaaaatttGCCATGCAATAAGAGATATTGCAATTATACTTAAGTTTGCATTAGTTCTAGTATTGATTCATAAAAAATACTGATGGTCTATAATGAACTAAAAAAGAGTATAGGAATTATTCACCTCAACTGTTCTTTTATTATTGGTTGATCCTAAATGTGTTAATGTGTTATATATCAATGTATGTAGTCTAAATTTTCACAACTAAATAAATATTATATTTTTAGATTGTTTGTATTATATGCACTCCGTGTACTATCTATTTTCATATGCGTATACAACATTTTTTATTCTTACAAAGTAAGCGATGCCTATATGCATTTTCTCTTCCTGCACACATAATTGATAGTGCGGCCGTGGCTAAATTTGCAGTATCACTTTTATATATAATTATATACCATTGTAGAATAACTCATAATTTCCCTCAAGCATGGTTCTACGGCCCACATTGCCTTTAGCTATGAGTTAAGAAAATCTAGGTTGCATTATGTCTACGTTAATCTCATTCCTGCTCCCAGGTGTGCCGCCTCTCTTTCTTCTCATTAGGTCCATCCCTTCTTTGTCTGCatggtactctctctctctctttctctctctctccatgGGACGGGAGAAGGTTCATGCCTGCTTTTCCCCTCCCGCACCCCTTGTTTGTTTTCCCTCTCATGCTCCAGTATGGTCTTCCTTCCCGCGCTCAGCTACTCAGCCACCATATCATGACGGCAAAATGGCTTGGACTGGAGGGGCACCACAGCCATATCAATGATATGAGGACCACTTAAAAACTGTGACAGATGCATGTATTGTTAGGTTGTGGTCTttttttttttttgtaatttttaatGACCTTTAGACATGCGAACATGTGCTGGTGCAACGGAAGTACCCCAAGCCTCAGAGTATTTGATAAGTTCTCTCTCCGTCTCACACTTGATTCCTGCTCTACTCTGGATTACCTGGCCAGTTGTGCTCACGATAGGATCGAGAGCTGGACTTGCTACATTCGCAGTTGCGCTGCTACCTGGATCGCTCATTGCATGCTTATTTATTTGCTAAGCCTGGAAAACACCAGTGTGGCTAGTACTGTGTCCTCCTCACAAGGCCCGGTACACAAGGGAGCTGGATGCCTGGTCTTGTATTCCCAATCACAGTGGGCATGCAACTGGATGGATGCATGCACATATGATAGCAGATTGATGGCCGTGCATTCGATGATGACAGAAGGATTGCATTTTTTTTCCCATCACGAGGATATAATGTTTATGACTAACCAGAATATGGATTTGACAATGGTTGGATGAtgtataggtacaattacaaaaatAGACCGGTCATACTTCGCTAATTAAAAGAGGGTCATCTTTTGCTTTTTTGTGAGAATTTCTTGTTTTTTCTCTGTTTTGTGATTTGTGATTTTAGTATATAATAGACACTGCCTATAACTTTCATTAGAATATCCGAGGACTGAACAAACCATGTTAAAAAAATAATTGTTACGTTATAATTTTGACGTCTTAAGAAACCTTTTGATGTACTTGTGGAGATAGTTTGTTTTGCAAGATGGATGTGAGACATGTACCTACCCTTCTCAATTCCACACAGTATTCACATTTTTTATGTGAAACATAAATTTTTAGTCATACAATATAATTCTATAGCTATCAACAATGGCTACTGACTATctaaaataatactccctctgttcacaaatataagatgttccaacttttttctgaatcggatgtatatagacacgttttagtgtgtttattcactcatttcagtccgtatgtagaccatattgaaatatccagagcatcttatatttgtgaacgaagGGTGTAATATTTAAAATTCTTTGGTGTTGTCTTGTCTATTTCTAAAGGGTTTGCAGAAAACTTGCATACACTTGTTAGCAACAGTCTAATCTCGGTACCATTGACGTTGATCACAACGGATAACTGCCATGCTGAAGAGAACCCGATGCGGTGGGTTGGAGAAATCGGGCATAGGGTTGAGATGATAGAATAATTCGGAGAGAATGGATTGATTCTTCTTGCTTATCTCAAACAGAGATACATGATTTGCTAACACAGTATGAACTGCCGATAAATTAGACTCATTTATCCATCTTTGCCAATACAATTCTATTGCCTAAAAGATCCCTGATCTCCCTCAATTCGTACTCCCTGGTGCTAGTCCACAACATACAGTGCAGCAGAAATGCAATTCTATATCTACAGATTGATGCAAAATTGGTCATAATGAAGAAAGACTTGGTCCTTTCAAGTGATTTGGTCTCAAGTGTATTCTGGTTTCGAGGTATGTTTGAAATTAGAAAACAAATTGTTTTGTACCATCTCAAAGATGTAAACCTGAGAAATGATACCTGGGGCCACATGACAGTGACACATCGATATCCATTTTCCAACTTGAGTG encodes:
- the LOC119332061 gene encoding translin-like, whose product is MRPAATAVAATAAALRAAFLAPPAAAFRLLPPRRVFLLPLHRLSSSSSPTAPPCAASSDSQPPPLPAFMDAQFESFRSQLDGSSALRDRIRAVVSEVESASRAASAALLLIHQPVPISDVLGKAKAQVEVIKGLYSQLAEILKECPGQYYRYHGDWKSETQSVVSMLAFTHWLETGGLLTHAEAQEKLGLGSGEFGLDVEDYLTGLCFMSNDFPRYVVNRVTAGDYDCPRKVLSFLTDLHASFRMLNLRNDFLRKKFDGMKYDLRRVEEVFYDVKIRGLVPGESKQEVAQS